In the Nerophis ophidion isolate RoL-2023_Sa linkage group LG19, RoL_Noph_v1.0, whole genome shotgun sequence genome, one interval contains:
- the LOC133538464 gene encoding uncharacterized protein LOC133538464 isoform X2, with protein MRRNIAQMDEEIGLKRNTLKHNREVGKSMKATQGLLLQYERTLRAELESIKVNYSNDKDVYADKIVSYRQLFQAHKKPFAQKLQAFNDDMDNDNMEGGHHQETVAQSSSSEQSADSNPQQLHTNDPAIETQPSFVEDSITAITSLILDEKKRWQSGPEADADGTTEDMGAESEVEKCSADKTRGNKQSVTLNPQTEKQPEMHSEEEEDQEIRAATVSEIEEAAEEDMEERAAEQEETLSHVNNEEQVTLPPLPCEVAHPQSSSTPNDSVPVTPSFHFNFSPACSPIQETSDNKSPAFTFSLNSNPCTPGFSGFDVVSNDEDGAFPFGSSFFSEKKNTEPKSGGLDFLFNQAEQSEDFQFAFSSKSPSANKEKTTDEFPFSFNF; from the exons ATGCGCAGGAATATAGCTCAAATGGATGAGGAAATTGGATTGAAACGGAACACTCTAAAACACAACAGGGAAGTTGGAAAAAG CATGAAGGCGACTCAGGGCTTGCTGCTTCAGTATGAGCGGACTCTGAGAGCAGAACTGGAGAGCATTAAAGTCAATTACAGCAATGACAA GGACGTGTACGCAGACAAAATTGTAAGCTACAGGCAGCTGTTCCAGGCTCATAAAAAGCCATTTGCCCAAAAGCTGCAGGCTTTTAATGATGACATGGACAATGACAACATGGAAGGAGGCCATCACCAAG AGACTGTTGCCCAGTCATCTTCTTCAGAGCAATCAGCTGACAG TAACCCTCAGCAGCTGCACACCAATGACCCAGCCATAGAAACGCAGCCTTCATTTGTGGAAGATTCTATTACTGCCATCACTTCTCTCATTCTCGACGAGAAAAAG AGATGGCAGAGTGGTCCAGAAGCTGATGCAGATGGGACTACTGAAGACATGGGTGCAGAAAGTGAGGTTGAGAAATGCAGTGCTGATAAAACAAGAGGCAATAAGCAAAGTGTAACGTTAAATCCACAAACAGAGA AACAACCTGAGATGCACAGTGAGGAAGAAGAGGACCAAGAAATTCGGGCA GCAACAGTATCAGAGATAGAGGAGGCAGCAGAGGAAGACATGGAAGAAAGAGCAGCAGAGCAAGAGGAGACACTGAGCCACGTGAATAATGAAGAGCAAGTCACTCTTCCTCCATTACCGTGTGAGGTTGCTCACCCTCAGTCTTCCTCTACTCCAAACGACAGTGTGCCTGTAACGCCGTCATTCCACTTTAA CTTTAGCCCAGCTTGTTCCCCAATTCAGGAAACGTCCGACAACAAATCTCCAGCTTTCACGTTCTCTCTGAACTCAAATCCCTGCACCCCAGGCTTCTCTGGTTTTGATGTGGTCTCTAACGATGAA GATGGAGCTTTTCCATTTGGAAGCTCTTTTTTCAGCGAGAAG AAAAACACGGAGCCAAAGTCAGGCG GCCTGGACTTCCTGTTCAACCAAGCAGAGCAAAGTGAGGACTTCCAGTTCGCCTTCTCCTCCAAGAGCCCCTCGGCTAACAAGGAGAAGACCACAGATGAGTTTCCCTTTTCATTCAACTTTTAA